From the Solanum stenotomum isolate F172 chromosome 4, ASM1918654v1, whole genome shotgun sequence genome, one window contains:
- the LOC125861851 gene encoding single-stranded DNA-binding protein, mitochondrial, translating to MASSLSRKFLRTILTNPSSIKASQLSSLSFCTKISSATDDFSSPDSDHTELGPASDSEPESTGFSSPSASEMKQERKYIERALENGLDVGIYKAIMVGQVGQIPIQKRLKSGRTVTLLSLGTGGIRNNRRPFDNEEPGEYANRCAVQWHRVSVYPERLGEMAVKSIVPGSILYVEGNLETKIFTDPITGLVRRIREIAIRKNGRLVFLGNGGNEGPQQSQAEIKGVGYY from the exons ATGGCGTCTTCACTATCGAGAAAGTTCTTACGCACGATACTGACAAACCCTAGCTCCATAAAAGCTTCGCAGCTGTCTTCACTGTCTTTTTGCACAAAAATCTCTTCAGCCACAGACGATTTCTCCTCTCCGGATTCGGACCACACTGAATTGGGGCCTGCTTCGGACTCCGAACCAGAATCAACTGGTTTTTCATCACCTTCAGCTTCTGAGATGAAGCAAGAACGCAAATACATTGAACGTGCACTCGAGAATGGCTTGGACGTTGGTATTTACAAG GCAATCATGGTTGGTCAAGTTGGCCAGATACCTATACAAAAGAGGTTGAAAAGTGGGAGGACAGTGACTCTGCTATCCCTTGGAACAGGTGGAATTCGGAACAACAGGAGGCCGTTTGATAATGAAGAGCCAGGAGAATATGCCAATAGGTGTGCGGTTCAGTGGCACAGAGTCTCAGTCTATCCAGAGAGGTTGGGGGAAATGGCCGTGAAGAGTATTGTTCCTGG TTCAATCTTGTATGTGGAGGGTAATCTTGAAACAAAAATCTTCACTGATCCTATCACTGGTCTCGTACGGCGCATACGAGAGATTGCTATACGAAAAAATG GTCGTCTGGTTTTCCTTGGGAATGGAGGGAATGAAGGCCCACAGCAATCACAAGCAGAAATCAAAGGGGTTGGTTATTACTAA